AAGAAACATTTCAACACTAAAGGTAAAGGTGGGAGGGGGGCGGTTTCCCTTTTCCGATTTGGCCGTTTGTTTGTTCCTCGATCTCGAATCTTCTGGCAGAGGGGAAAGGGGACGTGATGTGTGGAGTGGCGGTGGAAAAGTATGCATGATCGCTTTCCTCGCAGCACGGAATATTTGTATTACATGTAATACATATGCCATCATGCGTCTGCACCGCTGGAAAACATTTAATACACATCCACTGCTGAACCACTGGTACCACTTTGTACGGTCTGCACAGTTATAGGATCGGAATCAGTCCGATGGATTAAATGAAAACAATTAACCCTTCATCAAATCATTATTATAGAAATTTATGTATTTCGCATCTTGGAATTAGAAACTTATATTTGGCTTATGTGCTCTTTAAGCGTTGAACAGACAGCTAAGTTAGATTATATCTTAATTTCAGGTTCTTTTtgggtttttctttatttatcaACCGTTATAAATTaaggaaataatttatatatccCTCTGACTTATGTAAGATCATTTCTAGTTAATGCAAGATTGATTGCATTAAATTCGAGTCTGCGAACTCAGTTCCTGACCTCCGAGTTAGCTTAATTAACCTAATTACGGTCAAAAGAGAATGATGCCTTGAGAGTGTCGTAGATTTAGAAATATTCTGCATTATTGGAAGTGCGAGTCTCTCTCTGTAGCACTCGAGTTGGAGGGTTAATGACAAAGAAGTTGGTAGCAAAGACCAACACGGCATTGAAGAGACGAAGCCTTGGTTGAAGTGGCCACCACCAAACGGACCAATACAACAAAATGAACCAATTGGGGATTGGAGAAGTTGCAATCAGCAAATTTGCTATGCTGATGTCATTTCAGATCACCCGATCAGAAGGGGAGAAAAAAGGACTTTACAATTCGGATCAAATTTTAACTGCACAAATCTCAATAACAGATGAAAAGCGAGCAAATAACGAGCTATTTGAAAGGGAGTAATGttcatgaaaagaagaaaaagaaaacatagtTTTAGCACATATTTCATGGTCATgccaaaaatattaatttgatgataATATTATGGATCCACTTGTCGATTTAATTTTatcgaataattttatattaaaacatTAATTTAGTGAAGATATATCaaatttcatataaaaaaattaataattcaacATTACATTCGATTATTTTTGTATAAAAAACATTGATATTTTGAACTTAGTAAAGAATAAGGATCAAATCTCATCCTAATTACTaatcatttataaaaaataaaataaaatgaccaTGATTTAATTAAGATAAAATCGAATATGGCGCGGGCAAGTGAACTCTTTGCGAGACATGCTCTTGATGAGAATGCTAATCTCAGCGACATGGTTAGAACACATTTTGAatagtttttatattttattgtttAAACATAGTGAAGAGGtcaaatttcttcttcttttattttttgggttGATATAGGTAACAGTATCAAACAATTTAACTTTATCCTCaatattttatgtttatattttattatattaatttctAAATAATTCCTTTGGTATTATGGTATTCTTTTCGCGTAATGATActagtaaattaaaaaaatattattattttgttcttaACAAAGTATAATGGAGTTTATTTGGTGGTGAAGCTAACTtgattatcaaatttaaaatggatATAAACGACAGGTTACTTTCAACACCTCATTACGGTATGGTCGATACCTCGCTTTTACAAGGTTAACACTTTTCAATcatttgattaatattttttaatttttttaaaaggatAAGTGAGCACCTCGATTGAGATTTCGATCCTTCAATCTTTTGTTGGTAAATGAGTCTAGTACACCATCACCAAACTAATATTTAAAATACTATCACTTAACCATGACATCTAATGCATAATATCCAACTTTAATACTATACGATAATATCTAATGCCATAATTATTCCCAACATTTGATGATGACGTTAAATACAATAGTCCAAGACCTCACAATAAAAAGGCTCGGACACAAGCTTGACATTGAGCTAAATCATTTGAATCAAAAATTGACCGTCCGATTCTATCTCACTCACAGATAAATAACAAGTAGAACATCGATTTACATCGAATCGATATTCTAGTCGGACAACCTAAAACATGCTTTAACCAAACTAAACCTCCTAAATGTTATGATGTCTGCTGGAGATCAATCACGAGTCTGACAAATGAAGCTTCAGCATCGAAGGGATTCGGCGTTTATAGCTCGGGCAGCAAATAGAACAAAGATTTTGTGATAAGTGAATATTAGGTCATGCAGTAGACATGGCTAATCGAGGAAGATGCTTAATCACCACCAACAAAATGGACTTTTGCTGCTACTCGTGCATTTTATTTATGTTGATGTTGATTCCTATTCTTAGTTATTTCCTCGGTCGGCAGCATAATTAATGTTGTCCTATAAATAAAACTTCATTCATATTATCAATCTTCTAATAAACATTATATAAGTCATATGCTACAAAATGTTGATGGCGTGGGGTGGGTTTCTCCATATGCTATTTAATGACATCTACCTTTCTCCCTCTcttgtctctttctctctctctctctctctctctctctcaggtagGGGAGGGAGGTCATGATCGGATCGGAATGTGCCATGTGATTTAGACCCCCCTCCCCATGGAGGAATGGGAGTGTCCTTTACATGCCACAAGACAACCAAACAGCCACCCCATTCATGCACTCAGCCATCAAAAGTGTCACCCCCACAGAGAAGGCTTACATCCTGAAGAATTACCTCAAATGCTTGTTTAAAGGGGGCACCAAAAAGAGGCTTTCATTATGCTAGATTGCTTCTATCTATCTTTATAATATTGCTTCTCATTCAGGTGCTAATTAGGCACTGTCAAATAAGGTCCTTCAATCAAGATTGATATGTATCATCAATGAGTCAGTTTTAGTGAAATCACAAGAATGATATGTATCATTTAGCATGTCTTGAAATCGTGATGAATTATGTAAGCATTAATTTATGTCGAgctatataataatgagtttagtgTTGCATCCAAGAAATGCATGCTATATGCCTCTCACAGCAAATGGGCTTCTGACTCTGTGGATTCCATCTGACCAAGTGATGGATCCAAACAAATCCCCCTTCACTGATGCCTTGGTAGCAGAGAAGATCACTTGGTAGCTGAGCTTCGTGGTGTTCTTGGAGAAATGAAGCTTGTTTGGTACCACCTGCACATCTAACTCTGGTGGAGACTTGACACTCACAGCATAAGTAGCATCTTCTTCGGCTCCAACGTTTGTCGCGATCCGGTTCACAATCTTGCTCTCCTTCCCTGTGAAGTTTGAGATGGCGATCGATGGATAATTGAGATCGGAGATGAGCTGCTTGCTCGAGTTTTCCGGGCATTTGTATCCTTCCGGTGTATCAGCTATGAGTCGGAGTTTGGATGGTGGATAGCCATAGTTGCATAAGAACCGGAAGTAATCCTCAGGTCCTGCTTCATACACCAGGCCTGGTTGCAGCGCAGCCGTTGGGCTCACTTCTCCTGCTCCAATGTCGTAGGGAGTCGCGGTTGATCCGGACTCGGTCGTCAGTGGTGCCTCGTCATTGTTTACTTGAGTAGCTACAGATCGAGACccgatgcaattcaagttgattgAGTTAGCAAAGCTTGGAATTAGATGGAGCGGAGATCGGAGGCGTTTGCTGACCGGTGGTCATGATGGCCGATCGGATAGCGGCGGGGCTCCAGCTTGGGTTCCAAGACTTGACAGTGGCAGCGACTCCGGCGACATGAGGGCAAGACATGGAGGTTCCGGAGACGAGTTTGAATGGTGAAGGCTTCTGACCTGGGGGAACATCCGATGAGTCCTCGCCTGGGATCCATGCTGCAAGGATGTTCACTCCAGGTGCAGCAACATCAGGCTGCAAGATATGGATGCCTAATCGCTCAGCCATCTTCGCCACAAGAACTCATCATGCAAGAGTCACGAGCTTACCTTGAGGATGCCACTCGCCTCCGTTGACGGACCTCTGGAGGAGAAGTACGCCACCACCGGCGCCGGCCTATACTTCGTAACCGTGACCGTCGCGAGTATCGTGCCGACTGGGTTTCTTCGAAGAAATCAGCAAGCAAAATTAGTGTTAAATGCCACAATTATCTGAAATATGCAGTCTCGTATCATCTTGCCGTATCTGTTTCGATTTACTTGGTGGAGTTCATGTAGCTGAGGATCTCATCAGCTGCCTGTGAGGAGATTTGGGTCACGGGGAAGGAGTTGTAGGTATCAGCCACGCCTCTTTGCATGTCACTGATCCAGATGGCTCCGACGGCTCCTGAGCTCTTCAATTCTTCTGTCCTGAACGTCTTCGAGAAGTCGCCCGTTGAATGGTTGCAGAGGACTATCTTGCCTCGGATCTTGTTGGCTTCCAGTGTTCCCAGATCACAGTGACTGGATTGTGGATGATGCGCAAAGTAAACTCGATCAAACTCTCTGTTCCTCGTCGATACGCATTACCACAAAAATTCTTACCTTGCAGATCCATCATTGGAGCTCGAATTGGACTTTGCTGCCTCCCCGTAGATCAACGGGTAAACCGGGGACTTCTGCAGACCAGAGAAGTTTATAGCTCCTCCCTGGATTCAGTAACATGAGGCATTAGTAATCCACATACGAGAGCAAAGCAGGGAAGGGCTTGGCGTACTTTGATTGCCTTGTTGCCGCCTAAGACGACATCGGACTCGAAGTCTCgatcgatggtcgtcgcggcgacggtcagaatccaaggagcagtgtTCACAAGGGAGGCCGAAGAGGGCCCATCGTTCCCTGCCGAGCACACCACCGTGATCCTCTTGGCCACGGCGTGGAATGCTCCGATGGCGATGGGGTCGGCCGCGAAGTCCGGTCTGTTGAACTTGGACGCCCCCAGCGACACCGATATCAGGTCGACGCCGTCGCGGATGGCGTCGTCAAACCCGGCCAGAATGGCAGAGCCAGGGCAGCCGTCCTCGAAGCACACACGGTACATTGCGATCCGCGACGAGGTCGAGCCGCCCTTGGCTATCCCCCTCGCGAGGCCGTAGTAGGAGGCGTCCATAACCGAGCTCCCGGCCGCGGTGGACGCCGTGTGCGTCCCATGACCGGAAGCATCTCGGGGGGAGTCGCCACTCGACCATGTGGTTGGTGTGGCCATGTCATCATCGTCCGAAGAATAATACCTTGCTCCAATTAGCTTCCTGTCGATGGATGAAGAAGAGGGAGGGAATTCCTCAGCCGATTACCTAACAAAACTACCAAAAACCTCTGCTTTGAGCTCACTTGTTACAACTGGATGCACTGAAGTTAGACCCTGCCATGCACACTCCCTTCCATCGCCCGGGAACAGCACCCATTTCTTTGTCGTTGAAGCTCGACGATTCCGGCCAAACGCCTAtgatcgatgatgatgatgagaagcAAATAACTATCCAAACATAAAGAGCGAGTATTTAAGTGTTTTGGAGCTTGCCGGTGTCCAAGAATCCTATGATGGTGTCGGAGGTCTGAGGCGAAGAAGCTGCTTCCTCATCCGGCTTCGAGTCGGTCTCCAAGGATGTTTGTCGCAAGAAGTCCCATGATCTGGTGGTGTGAAGCTGGTAGATCGGGTCGAGGAACACCGAAACCACCCCTGTCTTTTCGCTGATGGCGACGGCTTCTTCCTTGGACAATCTGGCTGCGAAGCCGGAGAAGCCATGTCTGTA
Above is a genomic segment from Musa acuminata AAA Group cultivar baxijiao chromosome BXJ3-4, Cavendish_Baxijiao_AAA, whole genome shotgun sequence containing:
- the LOC103982412 gene encoding CO(2)-response secreted protease; protein product: MKGSVVIGIFLSLWSLAPQQFMGMQEAKREVYVIYMGAVPVASSGDMLRENHLQLLSSVLRRGQSPEKTLLWSYRHGFSGFAARLSKEEAVAISEKTGVVSVFLDPIYQLHTTRSWDFLRQTSLETDSKPDEEAASSPQTSDTIIGFLDTGVWPESSSFNDKEMGAVPGRWKGVCMAGSNFSASSCNKKLIGARYYSSDDDDMATPTTWSSGDSPRDASGHGTHTASTAAGSSVMDASYYGLARGIAKGGSTSSRIAMYRVCFEDGCPGSAILAGFDDAIRDGVDLISVSLGASKFNRPDFAADPIAIGAFHAVAKRITVVCSAGNDGPSSASLVNTAPWILTVAATTIDRDFESDVVLGGNKAIKGGAINFSGLQKSPVYPLIYGEAAKSNSSSNDGSASHCDLGTLEANKIRGKIVLCNHSTGDFSKTFRTEELKSSGAVGAIWISDMQRGVADTYNSFPVTQISSQAADEILSYMNSTKNPVGTILATVTVTKYRPAPVVAYFSSRGPSTEASGILKPDVAAPGVNILAAWIPGEDSSDVPPGQKPSPFKLVSGTSMSCPHVAGVAATVKSWNPSWSPAAIRSAIMTTATQVNNDEAPLTTESGSTATPYDIGAGEVSPTAALQPGLVYEAGPEDYFRFLCNYGYPPSKLRLIADTPEGYKCPENSSKQLISDLNYPSIAISNFTGKESKIVNRIATNVGAEEDATYAVSVKSPPELDVQVVPNKLHFSKNTTKLSYQVIFSATKASVKGDLFGSITWSDGIHRVRSPFAVRGI